The following are from one region of the Salvia hispanica cultivar TCC Black 2014 chromosome 1, UniMelb_Shisp_WGS_1.0, whole genome shotgun sequence genome:
- the LOC125189654 gene encoding ankyrin repeat-containing protein At5g02620-like: MVSEEAKKELYDVATKNDVETFQIIVQQHPFLVDHVSFPRSRSLLHFAAENGRVEIARELLSVAPEMRWWQDDQGMNPVHIAAMRGQVEILKLLLQLDLYPAMERLNRGQTVMHLCVKHRQLETLKCLVEEISDLVNVKDDDGDTLLHLAVRCDQVEMVKYLVEDYKVENLTENSMGKTPLDILRGNSQHTTRPSEIERLLLLAYDPIPNTYREMTDMTMVVVGLIAAMAFSAAVNPPGGVWQDDTSSHRAGKAIMASSHPTLYKYFSHANNTAFISSLLVILLVAMRAPRNASLFVEVILYATLASMVSIGVSYGTSLIMTNPIETQTVGQIVAIVVAGTVGVIALVLVCTVLESSFNTWKRKKLQHTDRKFNDFIFRFQYQFQQTMNYLFARLIRRGGPPPPTRPGSPNIL; encoded by the exons ATGGTTTCAGAAGAAGCTAAAAAGGAACTATATGATGTTGCAACAAAGAATGACGTAGAAACTTTCCAAATAATTGTGCAACAACATCCATTTCTTGTTGATCATGTTTCATTTCCACGTTCAAGAAGTCTCTTACATTTTGCAGCTGAAAATGGGCGCGTTGAGATTGCCAGAGAATTGTTATCTGTAGCCCCTGAGATGCGTTGGTGGCAAGATGATCAAGGCATGAACCCGGTTCATATTGCAGCCATGAGAGGGCAGGTCGAGATCTTAAAGCTGCTGCTTCAGCTGGACTTGTATCCAGCGATGGAGAGACTGAATCGAGGCCAAACTGTGATGCACTTGTGCGTGAAACATCGTCAGCTTGAGACGTTGAAGTGTTTGGTTGAGGAAATAAGCGATCTTGTGAATGTGAAGGATGATGATGGGGACACACTCTTGCATTTGGCTGTTAGGTGCGATCAAGTTGAG ATGGTAAAATATTTGGTGGAGGACTATAAAGTAGAGAATCTAACGGAGAACTCCATGGGCAAAACACCGCTGGATATCTTGAGAGGGAACTCCCAACACACCACTAGGCCTTCAGAAATTGAAAGGTTACTACTTTTGGCATATGACCCAATTCCCAACACCTATCGCGAGATGACTGACATGacaatggtggtggtgggCCTGATAGCCGCGATGGCATTCAGTGCGGCGGTCAACCCCCCGGGTGGCGTGTGGCAGGACGACACGTCATCACACAGAGCCGGCAAAGCAATAATGGCATCTTCACATCCCACACTATACAAATACTTCTCTCATGCTAACAACACCGCTTtcatttcatctctcttagTAATCTTACTCGTAGCCATGCGAGCGCCAAGAAATGCATCTCTTTTCGTGGAAGTCATCTTGTATGCAACGTTGGCGTCGATGGTATCTATTGGAGTGAGTTATGGAACATCCTTAATCATGACCAATCCTATTGAAACACAAACAGTTGGCCAAATTGTTGCTATAGTAGTTGCTGGGACAGTGGGCGTCATTGCATTAGTACTCGTATGTACTGTTTTAGAGAGTTCGTTCAATACGTGGAAGAGAAAGAAACTGCAGCATACAGATCGTAAATtcaatgattttatatttcgCTTTCAATATCAGTTTCAGCAGACCATGAACTATCTCTTTGCCAGACTAATTAGGAGGGGCGGGCCACCCCCTCCTACCCGTCCGGGGAGCCCAAATATCCTCTAG
- the LOC125202383 gene encoding ankyrin repeat-containing protein At5g02620-like, producing MVAEAVTKKLYDAATMGDVASFETLVQQDPFLVDQVSFARSRNLLHIAAANGHVEIAGKLFSIAPEMCWWVDDQGMNPVHVAAMKGHLDILKVLLEHDLSPAMERLHRGQTVLHLCVKHHQLRALRFLVERLGDLARAKDDDGETLLHLAVRYNQVEMVQYLQENKTIEKLTENSMGKTALDILRERSQHTSTYSETEKVLLRLTEPFIFNEFREVTDMTMVVAGLIATMAFQAAVSPPGGVWQEDSSTHSAGKAVMASSHPDLYKQFSRANTTAFVSSLLVILLVAFRAPTSAPVFVIIIWYAALVSMASIGVSYGITFIMTNPVETVTVGLIATILVLVFMGISLLVGAYSHILQLHSAWKSTKQHQEDQTFAHRIFRWFDQIN from the exons ATGGTTGCAGAAGCAGTTACAAAGAAACTATACGATGCTGCAACGATGGGCGATGTGGCATCTTTCGAAACACTCGTGCAACAAGATCCATTTCTTGTTGATCAAGTTTCATTCGCACGTTCAAGAAATCTCCTTCATATTGCAGCTGCAAATGGGCACGTTGAGATTGCCGGAAAATTGTTTTCTATAGCCCCTGAGATGTGCTGGTGGGTCGACGATCAAGGCATGAACCCGGTTCATGTTGCTGCCATGAAAGGGCATCTTGATATCTTGAAGGTTCTGCTTGAGCATGACTTGTCTCCTGCAATGGAGAGACTGCATCGTGGCCAGACTGTGTTGCACTTGTGCGTGAAACATCATCAGCTTCGAGCTCTGCGGTTTTTGGTGGAGAGATTGGGCGATCTTGCGCGCGCAAAGGATGATGATGGGGAGACACTCTTGCATTTGGCTGTTAGGTACAATCAAGTTGAG ATGGTACAATATTtgcaagaaaacaaaacaatagaGAAGCTAACAGAGAATTCCATGGGCAAAACCGCGCTTGATATCTTGCGAGAGCGCTCGCAACACACATCCACATATTCCGAAACCGAAAAAGTCCTACTACGCTTAACCGAGCCGTTCATTTTCAACGAATTCCGTGAGGTAACCGACATGACGATGGTAGTGGCGGGCCTGATCGCCACCATGGCGTTCCAGGCGGCCGTCAGCCCCCCGGGCGGCGTGTGGCAGGAAGACTCGTCAACACACAGCGCCGGCAAAGCAGTGATGGCATCTTCTCATCCGGATCTGTACAAACAGTTCTCTCGCGCTAACACCACCGCTTTCGTCTCATCCCTCCTCGTGATCCTACTCGTGGCCTTCCGAGCGCCGACTAGCGCGCCTGTTTTCGTGATTATCATCTGGTACGCGGCGCTGGTGTCGATGGCGTCGATTGGAGTGAGCTATGGAATTACCTTTATCATGACAAATCCTGTGGAGACAGTAACGGTTGGCCTGATTGCTACGATACTTGTCCTTGTGTTTATGGGCATCTCTTTGTTAGTGGGCGCCTATAGTCATATACTGCAGTTGCACTCTGCGTGGAAGAGCACGAAACAGCATCAAGAAGATCAGACATTCGCTCATCGAATCTTTCGATGGTTTGATCAGATTAATTGA
- the LOC125213573 gene encoding ankyrin repeat-containing protein NPR4-like — MLLTVAPDEMCWWIDDQGMNPVHIAAMKGHVDILKVLLENDLSPAMERQHRGQTVLHLCVKHRQLETLKFLVKKLDILVPLKDDDGEKALQSGLLGATEMR; from the exons ATGTTGTTAACCGTAGCCCCCGATGAGATGTGCTGGTGGATCGATGATCAAGGCATGAACCCGGTTCATATTGCTGCCATGAAAGGGCATGTTGACATCTTGAAGGTTCTGCTTGAAAATGACTTGTCTCCTGCTATGGAGAGACAGCATCGAGGCCAAACTGTGTTGCATTTGTGTGTGAAACATCGTCAGCTTGAGACATTGAAGTTTTTGGTGAAGAAGTTGGACATTCTTGTGCCTTTGAAGGACGATGATGGGGAGAAGGCCCTTCAATCTGGCTTGTTAGGTGCAACCGAGATGAG ATGA